AGTCTAATCTTCACACGAAGATTGCTACCCCGGGCTCCTTGTGAGCGTCCACCACCATGGGAACTGCCGCCACCAAAGAAATCAGAGAAACCACCACCGCCAAATATATCCCCAAATTGGCTGAAAATATCGTTCATATCCATTCCGCCGCCGAAGGGATTACCCCCACCCATTCCCGGACCAAATGCCTGATGTCCGTATCTATCGTATTTAGCACGTTTATCAGCATCGCTTAATATTTCATAGGCTTCAGCCGCCTCTTTAAATTTCTCTTCCGCTTCCGCATCACCGGGATTTCTATCCGGATGAAACTGCATAGCCACTTTTCGATAGGCTTTTTTTATTTCATCACCACTCGCTGTTTTGGTAACACTTAATATTTCGTAATAGTCTCTTTTCATCTTAATAAATTATTTTCCTACAACCACTTTCGCAAAGCGAATAAGTTTATCATTTAATAAATAACCTTTTTGTACTTCATCAATTACTTTTCCGCTTAACTCGGGTGTAGGTGCCGGAATCTCAGCAATAGCTTCATGTTGTTCCACATCAAAATCCTTGGATGCACTCTCCAATGGTGCAACGCCTTTGGCTTGCATAATATTACGAAACTTATTAAAAACCAAAGAAGCTCCTTCTTTAACATGTTTAATGTCAGTATCGGTTTGCATTTGTTTTTCAGCACGGTCACAATCATCTAAAACATCCAAAAGAGAAACGATTATATCTTTGCCTGCAGTTTGAATTAACTCGATGCGTTCTTTAGCCGTTCTTCTCTTGTAATTCTCAAATTCTGCTAAAAGACGTACAAATTTATCTTTCTGTTCATCCAGTTCTTGTTGCAATTTCTCTGTTTCAGAAAACTGTTCTTCTTCAACTGGTTGATTTTCGTTGTGCTCAGCTGACATATTTTCACTTATTTCCTCTAAAGGCTCTTGCTCTTTTCCTTGGTTTTCTTGTTTACTCATGATATCAAATATTAATTGATTAATGAAGACAAATTTTTTGCCGATTTACTAAAACGGCAAAATTGACATAAATAACTGAGATTCTGTGACAGTTTTTATAATTTTAATTGTCATTCAACTGTCAATAATTAAAATGTTTCCCTAAAACTTACGGAAACAGCATTTGATTGATTAATTTTGCCAAAATTTTAATTACATACAAAGATGATTGAGACCGATATATGTATCATCGGCACAGGTCCGGTGGGATTATTTGCAGTGTTTGAAGCTGGTTTATTAAAAATGCGTTGCCATTTAATTGATGCGCTACCACAAGTAGGTGGCCAACTTTCTGAAATCTATCCACATAAACCTATTTATGATATTCCGGGTTATCCTTCCATTAATGCACAGGAATTAGTTGATAATTTACTATTACAGATAGCCCCTTTTCATCCAACCTATACACTTGGAGAAAGGGTGGAGACGATTAACAGACAAGAGGATAAATCTTTTATTATAGGCACAAATGAAGACACACAAGTGCATTGCAAGGTAATTGTGATTGCCGGCGGACTGGGTTGTTTTGAGCCGAGAAAGCCTGCAATAGAGCGTTTGGAGGAATTTGAGCATGGTAAAGGTGTAGCTTATATGGTAAAAAACCCGGAGACCTTTCGGGACAAAGAGATTGTATTAGCCGGCGGGGGTGATTCCGCACTTGATTGGGCAATCTTCCTTTCCAATGTTTCTAAAAAAGTAACCTTAGTGCATCGTGGTGAAACTTTCAGAGGCGCTCCCGATTCGGCAGAGAAAGTATTTAACCTTGCCAAAGAAGGAAAAATAAACTTAATTCTTAAGGCGAATCTTACTAAAATAGATGGTAACGGTACCCTTAAAAAAGTGTTTTATGAAGATGCGCTTAAACAAATGCAATCTATTCAGGCTGATTATCTAATACCGCTATTTGGATTAAGCCCCAAACTTGGACCCATTGCAAATTGGGGACTAGGAATAGAAAAATCACAAATAATTGTGGACACAACCGACTACGCTACAAATGTGGAAGGTATCTATGCTATCGGCGATATCAACACTTATCCCGGAAAGTTAAAGCTGATTCTTTGTGGTTTTCATGAAGGTGCCATTATGATGCAAAGTGCCTTTAAGCATGTTTTCCCTGATAAACATTTGAGCTTTAAATACACCACTGTAAACGGAGTTCACGAGTTCTAATTGTTAAATTATAATATAAGGAAAGGCCTTTCGAGTTAAATTTCGAAAGGCCTTTCTTTTCTTCAAAACCTTCAGTTCTCCAATTACGTATATCCTTATACAGAAAAATAAGTCTTAACAATCGGATAAATTTCTGTTAATGACGAAAATCGGCGTAAGGAATTTGTTTTTTCACGACTAATATTGTGTAAGGACTAAACCATTACTTTTTAAAAATATCTTTTATGAAGAAAATAATTTCATTTCTCCTGGTAACGATGGTTATTTCAACGGCAATATTTGCCAGTTCTAATAAATCAAATACAGGTCACACAACATATACAAAATTAGATACTGCCACATTCGCTTTGGGATGTTTCTGGTGTACAGAAGCAAAATTTAAGGAATTGCAAGGCGTAGTAAAAGTGACTTCAGGCTTTTCGGGTGGACATACCGTTAATCCCACTTACGAAGAAGTATGTACAGGGACAACCGGTCATGCAGAAGCTTGTAATATTATTTACGATCCAAAGCAAATCAGTTATGCCGAATTATTGCAAGTATTCTTTACCACACATGATCCTACCCAACTCAATAGACAAGGAAATGATATAGGCACCCAGTATCGTTCGGCTATTTTTTATCATAATGCTGCTCAAAAACAAGCTTCAGAATATTATATCAAAAGACTCAATCAAGAAAAAGCGTATCCCAGACCCATTGTAACACAAGTGGTACCTTTTACCGTTTTTTATAAAGCTGAAGGCTATCACCAAGATTATTTCAGCAGAAACGGCAATCAGCCTTATTGCAAATATGTCATTCAACCCGAATTGGATAAATTTAGAAAAGCTTTTGCCAGCAAATTAAAAACACAATATAAATAATACAGTCATGAAATCACTTATCTTTTTATCTACACTCTTTTTATTTGTCTTTGCAAGTTGTTCAGCACAAAATAAAAAATCAGAAAATATGCATCAGAAAAACCCTTATTATTCTCGCACCGATACCGATAAATTGCATGTTTCCAATGCAGAATGGAAGAAAATTTTATCTCCTGCTGTATATGCTACTGCTCGTGAAGCAGCCACGGAAAGACCTTTTACAGGAAAGTATTGGAATGCGGATGCAAAAGGCACTTATTATTGTGCTGTTTGTGGCAACAAACTTTTTAGATCAGACGCTAAATTTGCAAGTACTTGTGGATGGCCCAGTTTTTTTGAACCCTCCAGAAAAAATAGTGTAATTTACCGGGAAGATAACTCGCTTGGGATGGAGCGCACTGAGGTACTTTGCGCTCGCTGCGGTTCACATCTCGGGCATGTTTTTGATGATGGGCCTGCGCCTACTTATAAACGCTTCTGTATGAACTCTATCGTGCTGGATTTTGTGCCGGATAAATAATGGTACATAGAAAAGTATAAGAAGAGAAATTTTAATAGAGTCAGAAACTTCTATGGTTCATCATCCTAATTCTCAGCTCATTCTAGGTGACATAAAATTCTATGTTCTTTTCCCTTCAATAAGACCAACCCTACTCGTTTTTAGGCAAAAGCCCCTCTAAGTAGCTAAAAGTAGAAGTATTAATAACATTAAGCTAAATATAACTATATATTTAGCTTAATGTGTTATTTGTATTTACATTTAGCAAATTATATAAATATAAATAGCTAAATGATATATTTTTTAACACATATAGCAAAATATGGCTCTATATTCCGCTATATTGCTAAATTCAACTAACTTTACTGCAAAATTCATCAGATGGATAAGCTCGTTGGACGAGAAAAAGAATACCAATTGCTTTCTTCATTAAAAGAAAACACCGCATCTTCTTTCATCGCAATATATGGAAGAAGAAGGGTCGGAAAAACCTACCTGATCCGCAATGCTTTTAATAATAAGTTTGAGTTCCAATTAACAGGTATTGCCAACAGCAATACAGCTCAACAATTATTAAATTTCAACATTGCAATAAATAAATATGACTTTTCAGAAAATCACCCCATAGCAAAAAATTGGCGAGAAGCATTTCAACAATTAATTACCTTATTAGAAAAAAGTAAAAGTAAAAAAAAGATTGTATTTCTTGATGAACTACCATGGTTAGATACTGCAAGGTCAGGCTTTATTCAAGCACTGGAACATTTTTGGAATGCATGGGTCAGTTCGAGGAATGACATCATTTTAGTGGTATGCGGATCTGCTGCAGCCTGGATGATAAATAAATTGATCAACAACAAGGGTGGCCTTCATAATAGAATTACCCATCGAATCCGTCTTAATCCATTTACCCTCAATCAGTGTGAGGCTTATTTTAAGAATCGATCGGCCAAATTTGATCGTTATCAAATTCTATTAATATACATGGTGATGGGTGGTATACCCTTTTATCTGGATCAGATTGATACCAGTCAGAGCGCAGACCAAAATATTGATCGATTATGCTTCCAACAGGATGGTCTTCTTCGAAGGGAATTCAACAACCTATTTCACGCACTCTTTCAGAAGGCTGAAGGTCATATTTCAATTATTGAAGCACTGAGTGTAAAAGGCAGAGGCCTTACGCGCAATGAAATTATAAAGGCTGCCCATATAACCAATAATGGAGCAGCGACCCTTATGTTGAAAGAACTGGAGGAGAGCCATTTCATTCGTAAATATGCGCCTTTTAGTAATAAAGAAAAAATGAGCCTCTACCAATTAACGGATCCTTATTCACTTTTTTATTTAAAATGGATAAAAAATTCAAGCGAATTAGACCAAAATAATTGGATCAAGCAATTAGATAATCCTAAAAAAAGAGCTTGGACTGGTTACGCTTTTGAACAAGTTTGTCTTGAGCATATTGTTCAAATCAAAGATGCATTGGGTATATCCGCTATTGAAACGAGGACCTCCTCTTGGGTTGGTCACGGAGACAATCAAGGGGCACAAATCGATCTTATAATTGATAGAAGGGATAGAGTAATCAATCTATGTGAGATGAAATTTTCCATTCACCCATTCACCATCACTAAATCCTATGCCGATACTTTAGCCACAAAAATTGCAGCATTTAAGGAACAAACAAAAACGAAATCAGCCATATATCTTACACTTATTTCAACTTTTGGTTTAGTATCAAATAGCTATGCTTCATCTATGATCCAAAATGATCTGCAAATGGATATTTTATTTAAATAGTCTTTTTAAAAAGTGACTTTGCTTTTAGTACTGGAGTTTGCTTGCAAAAAACCAAAAAGGACTCTTTCCAATGGAGGTGCTTTCCAAATTTACATATTCAATATTTTTCTATTCCCTTCTACCAAACTCCCGTATGAGTCAGGTCTTTCCAACCGGCCTAATGCTTTTTATGATTAACGATTTTCTATTTTTTGAACCTTTTCAGAAAATAATTCCTTGCATTACCTATCTTATCATAGCATTATATTTTCATGATTGGACTATTCATTATTTAAATACAGTATTATACTGTACTATGACTCATTTTTTGCAATAATGGGGTCTATTCGCAGATTATATCCATTTTTGACTTACCCTGCCACGAATCTTACCACAAATTTTTTCCTCTGTCAAACAGCCTTAAATTTTTGCCATCAAATTTGTGCTATCCTCCAGTAAATGCATGATCAATTTATCAAATAGATGAATTATCAATTTATCAAATTATCTTTGCGAGCATTATGGTAAAATTTACAGTTGAAGATAGGAATGGCTCACGTAAAGAATTGGAAGCACCGGATGACATGAACTTAAGTCTGATGGAAACTTTGAAAGCTTTCGAGTACAATATTATGGCTACTTGCGGAGGCATGGCTTTATGTGCAACCTGTCATGTAAAATTCTCTGAAGGATTAGAAAATTTACCTGAAAAGAATGATGCAGAAATGGACATGCTGGATACTTTACCGGATGCAGATGGAACTAGTCGTTTAGCCTGCCAGCTAAGGGTAGACGCAAGTTTGGAAAATGCTGCATTTAAGATTTGTGGAGAAGAAGAATAAATTATTTCTATTGTGAACTACCCATTCACGCAAAGCGATGAGTGGGCTTCTCAACCCATACGCACAGCCTAATGGCTCACGTTAACGGTTGAAGGCTTTATCCGAAGCCCGAATGTTTTAATATTCAAAGCGGCATTTTCATCTCTTTCGTGATGAGTGCCGCATGATTGACAAGTCCAAGACCTGTCCTTCAAACTTAGTTCTTTGAAAATATGTCCGCAATGTGAACACAATTTGGACGATGGTTGAAACCTGCCGATGTACAGGATATTCTTTCCGTACCATTCGGCTTTGTATTCCAGCATCGTTTTGAATTTGTGCCATCCTACTTCACCAATAGCAAGGGCAAGTTTTTCGTTTTGCATCATGCCTTTGATGTTTAAATCTTCAAGGCAAATGCTGTTGTAAGAACGAATGATGTGCGTACTTGCTTTGTGTAAGTAGTCCTCACGTTGGTTTTTGATGTGTTCGTGAAGTTTAGCAACTACCAGTTTTTGTTTCAGGAAGTTTTTGCTTTGCTCCTTCGCACCCCTTTTAAATCTACGGCTCAACTTTCTTTGTTCTACCCGAAGCCTTCTAAGATTATTTCTTAGATGCTTTGGATTGTCAAAGGTTGTTCCGTCTGAAAGGGTAGCAAAAGTTTTCACGCCCATATCTATTCCAACGGTTGTTTTCTGCATTACAGGTTTTTTCTTCGGCAACTGCTTTTGGTTCTCAACCAGTATGCTTACGAAGTATTTGCCTGTTGAAGTCCTGGAAACGGTTACTGTTTTAATCTCGCCTTTAAATTGGCGATGAAAAATACAGGTTACATTTTTCAGCTTCGGGAGGAAGATGATACTGTTCTCAAAGTCTGTATTCACACCTTGCGGAAACTGTATGGATTGTTTGCGATGCTTTGATTTAAACTTAGGGAAGCCGCCACCTTTAAAGAATTGGGTGTAGGCATTGTCTAAGTTTCTCAAACTCATTTGAAGCGTTTGTGAAGGGCACTCCTGCAACCATGTTGCTTCGGTGTCTTTCAGTTCCTTCATCTGGTTCGCAAGGTCTATACAGGTTAAATGCTTACGTGCGGTAGTCCATGCTTGCATTTTTGTTTCCAGTCCAAGATTGAAAACAAAACGACAGCTACCAAAGAACTTAGCCAGTTGTTGCTTTTGTTCTTCGGTAGGCAGGAGGCAATATTTGTAGGCTTTGAGCATTGATGTAAAGGTAATGATTTTTCTTACAAAACCCGATACGTTTTTGTAAACCCTTCCCTATTCAGGTAAAAAGGGATTTACAAAAACTACGCTACTATGTCTCAAAAATCTAACTACCAGTCCACCAATCATTCAAAGCACTACTTAAAATGCCATCTCATTTTTGTTTGTAAGTACCGTAAGGCAATGCTTGTCGGTCAGCTTAATGATGATGTTAAGCGTATCTTTCTCTCTATCGCTGAAAATTCAGATTTTGAAATTGAAGTGATGGAGACAGATACAGACCATGTACATTTCCTTATTCGCTACATTCCTCGCCTGTCTATTGTGCAAATTGTTCGCAGGTTAAAGCAGGAAAGCACTCGTCAGTTGTGGTTGCTGCATGGCAAAATACTCCGTAAGCAATATTGGTATCAGAAATTACTTTGGTCGGATGGCTATTTCGTTTGTTCCATTGGTGAAGCATCACCTGAAACAGTCAGGCAATACATCCTTTCACAAGGTTAATCATTTTCAATCATTATGTAAGTGTAACGGAGTGTCGCTTACATCCCATCCACGTAAACGATGGACGGGTTTTACGCTCCATCATATAAAAAACAAAAATTCCCAAGGGAGTTTTTTTATTTAAAAGACCTGAAAAAACTTAGTAATATATTCACCGAGTTTGGCCGATATGTTTTGATGATAAAAAATATGTTTTCAAGGCCGGACAACTGGCGGATGTATAGAAAACAGTTTTTTGAACAATGCAATTTCATTGGCATGCAAGCGCTGCCCGTCGTGGCTATTATATCTCTATTTTTAGGGATGGTAATGACGCTGCAGGCCGCCTATATGCTCAACAATCCTATTGTTCCTAAATCAGTGATAGCCACTGTAGTGCGCGACAGTATGTTACTAGAGATAGCACCCACGGGTATTTCAGCTATTCTAGCCGGGATTGTTGGCTTTAAAATAACTTCTGAGATTGGCTACATGCGCCTTTATGAGCAAATTGATGCAATGGAAATGATGGGTGTGCATTCTCTTAATTATATCGTATTGCCACGTATAGCAGCTGCAATGCTCACCATCCCCTGTCTGATTATTTTTGCACTTACACTCAGTATGTTTGGTGGATATGTAGTGGCCTTATTTTCCGGCCGTGTGCCTATTGACTATTATCTCACCGGTTTGGTCACAAATTTTAAACCTTATGAGGTATTAGTTGCTGGCGTAAAAACAATTACCTTTTCTTTTGTTATATCAAGTGTAGCCTGTTATTTAGGTTATTACTTTAAAGGGAGTAGCGTAGAATTAAGCAATACTTCAACACGCTCTGTCACACTGAATTGTGTTATCATTCTCGCCTTAGATTATATTATTACAAGTTATATGTTGTAATAACAGCCCTGCGGACATCGCCGGTTATCCACAAAATGCAAAACATCTTTGAATTATCTTTTTAATATTGCCCGCAATATTGTAAATTTGCGCAATTTATATTTTTACCATTATGCCAAAAGACAATTCTATAAAATCGGTTTTAATTATCGGATCTGGACCTATCGTTATTGGTCAGGCTTGTGAGTTTGATTATTCAGGTTCACAGGCAGCAAGAAGCCTTACGGAAGAAGGAATTAAAGTAACACTTATCAATAGTAATCCGGCCACCATTATGACCGATCCTATGATGGCAGATAAAGTTTATTTGTTACCATTGGAAGTAGAAAGTATAGAAAAGATCTTGCAAGAGAATGAAATAGATGCGGTATTGCCTACCATGGGAGGGCAAACAGCGTTGAACCTTTGTAAGGAAGTGGATGAATTGGGTATTTGGGAGAAATATAATATTCGTTTAATCGGGGTTGATATCAAAGCTATAGACAAAGCAGAAGACCGGGAACTATTCCGTCAATGGATGATAAGAATGGGTATTCAAGTGGCCCCGGCCAAGACGGCGAATAGTTTTTTAGAAGGAAAGGAATTTGCACAAGAAATAGGCTTTCCATTGGTTATACGCCCTTCCTATACTTTAGGTGGTACAGGGGGTGGATTTGTTCATACAAAAGATGATTTGGACGAAGCTTTGAACCGAGGCTTGCAAGCTTCCCCTATTCATGAAGTATTGGTAGAAAAAGCTGTTTTAGGCTGGAAAGAATTTGAATTGGAATTGTTGCGCGATGCCGCAGATAATGTTGCTATTATTTGTACGGTGGAAAACTTTGACCCGATGGGTATTCACACAGGTGATAGTGTGACGGTCGCACCGGCAATGACATTGAGCGATACAGCCTTTCAAGATATGCGTAATACGGCCATAAGAATTATGCGTGATCTGGGAAATTTTGCCGGAGGATGTAATATTCAATTTTCACTTAACCCCGTAACAGAAGAATTGATCGCCATTGAGATTAACCCGCGCGTAAGTCGTTCTTCTGCCTTAGCTTCTAAGGCGACTGGTTACCCTATCGCAAAAATTGCTGCAAAATTAGCCATTGGCTATAATCTAGATGAGCTTAAAAATCAAATTACAAAAACAACTTCGGCTTATTTTGAGCCTGCATTAGACTACGTAATTGTAAAAATACCCCGTTGGAACTTCGATAAGTTTAAAGGAGCTGATGATACTTTAGGCCTTCAAATGAAAAGTGTTGGAGAAGTAATGGGCATTGGCCGCAGCTTTACAGAAGCGATTCAAAAAGCTTGTCAAAGTCTGGAAAACGATGCATTGGGCTTAGGCTATTACGGTAAGAATCAGATGAAGGCTGCCGAGCTGGTAGAATATATAAAAATTCCGAAATGGGATAGGATTTTCCGCATCAAGGATGCTTTGATGTTGGGTGTAACCATTAAAACGATCGTCCAGGCTACCCTTATTGACCGTTGGTTTATTTACCAGATACAACAACTTTGCGACATTGAAAAAGAGATAGCCAAACATTCTGTAGATACCCTTCCTTTGGATTTACTGAAGACGGCTAAAAAGAATGGCTTCAGTGATGCGCAAATCGCAAAAATCGTTCACGGTGATTGCAACGATGAACAGATTTATGAAAAACGTAAGGCAGCAGGAATAACAAGGGTTTACAAAATGGTAGATACTTGTAGTGCAGAATTTGAAGCTAAGACTCCATATTTTTATAGTAGCTTTGAGGGATAAACTCAATTAACTAATTTTAGAGGATGCTAAATATTGAATGAGTTTTCATTTAATATTTAGCATCCTTCATTTATTTATTCAATAAAATGTTTACAGGTATTATTGAAACAGTGGGTATTATAACGGATATGACTATCCAAGGCAGTAATAAATCTTTTTGGATAAAATCTGACTTGGCTCCAGCATTTAAAATTGACCAGAGCATTAGTCATGAAGGTGTTTGTCTGACCGTTGAGGAGATTCAAAATGATATTTATAAAGTAACGGCAATCGAGGAAACCCTAAAAAAGACCAATTTAAATAATTGGGAAATAGGTGAGAAAATAAATATCGAACGCTGCATGATAATGAATGGGCGGCTTGACGGACATATTGTTCAAGGACATGTGGACACAACAGCCAACTGTATTGCAAGAAAGGAAAATAATGGTAGTTGGGAATTCAGTTTTGCCTATCCTAAAGCTTTTGCGCAATTATTAATTGAAAAAGGTTCTGTGGCCATCAATGGCACGAGCTTAACCTGTTTTAATCTAGAAGAAAATAAATTTACGGTAGCCATCATTCCTTATACCTTTGAACATACCAGTATTAATAAAATAGTTGCTGGGAGTATTGTAAACATTGAGTTTGATGTCATTGGAAAATATATTGCACGCATGCAATCCCTGAAATAATTTATCAGAATCAGTAAAAAAATATTTATGCCGGAACTTTCAATAGGAGATGCAATGAAAAATTTTCTGCAAAAAAGCAGATTAAAAAATGGCGTAAGAACGGCTCAGTTAGAAGAAGTATGGAAAGAAATGATGGGTGAAGTAATTGCGAAATATACGGACAAGCTCCAGATCCTGAATCAAAAGCTTTTTATAAAAACGAATAACGGTGCTTTAAAAAATGAATTACTTTTTCAAAAGCTTCAGATCATATCACTTATCAACGAAAAAATGGGGGAAGGTACAATTACTGAAGTCATAGTCAGTTAGTCCCTTTTCCATGTACTGATTTACGGTATCTGAATCAACTATTCGGTTAATATTGCAATTTGAACATTTGCAATAATCATCTCCTGATTAAGAAAATGGAGAACGCGGATCAACATGACAGGTAGTTATTTATCATAAAAAGCATCGCGAAAAATTTCACGATGCTTTTTATGGGATTTGCAGGTAGGCTTACAACAATAAAATCTACATGCCGTAGATACCCCCAGAAACCGTCACCTTTTCTCCGGTAACCCAGCCAGCATCATTGGAAGCAAGAAAAGCCGCAACTTTTGCTATATCTTCCGGCTGACCAATACGGCCTAGTGGTGTATTTTCGACCATCTTAGTTTCCATTTCACTCCCTATTATTCCACCACTGCGTGCACCTTCTGTTGCTACACCTCCTGGCAAAATGGAATTGATGCGAATATTTTTTCCACCTAATTCTTTAGATAAAGAAATCGTGATGGCATCCAATGCTGCCTTTGTAGCAGAATAAACAGAAGCCGCCGCAATAGGTGTATTGCTTACAGCTGAACTGATATTGATGATATTACCCCCTCTTTCACCAAAGGATTTTACAGCTTCGCGAATGGTCAGCAAAGAACCCAAAACATTGACATTGAAGTGTTGATGAAAAGATGCTTCAGACACCAATTCAATCGGTGCAAATTGATAGACCCCTGCATTGTTTACAAGAATATCTAAAGCACCAAATGCTCTATCAGTCTCATCAAATAATCTTATCACATCAACCTCTTTAGCGACATCACCCTGTATGGCAATTGCTGTACCACCCATTTCAGTGATGGCTTTCACGACGTTATCGGCGTCTTCTTTGCTCGATGCATAATTAACCACCACTTTGGCACCTTCGGCAGCAAAATGTTTTGCTATAGATGCTCCTATCCCTTTGGATGCGCCTGTAACGATGGCGACTTTTTTTTCTAATTTACCCATTTGATCAGATATTTTAATTGTTATATGATAAAGATTTTATTACCAGCCTCCGCCCACACTGCTATATAAACTCACAGTGGCAATCAGCTGCTGGCAATGATTCGAAACTAAATTAAGTTGAGATTGTAAAGAGTTGTTCTGCGCAGTAATCACCTCGAGATAATTTGCCATACCGCTCTTGTATAATAAAGACGCATTGTTTGTTGCTTGCGCCAAAGTTGCCACTTGTGAGGATGCAATTTTCTCTTGCTCATCAAGTTTTTCCAGTTGCACTAAAGCATTAGATACGTCGGTGACCGCAACCACTACGGACTGACGAAATTTTATCACAGCCTGCTCTCTTTGGATTTTTGCCACCTCATAATCTGTTTTCAGGCTCCTTTGATTGAGCAGGGGCTGCACCAATGAACCGCTGACGATGCCAAACAATG
The Arachidicoccus soli DNA segment above includes these coding regions:
- a CDS encoding nucleotide exchange factor GrpE, with product MSKQENQGKEQEPLEEISENMSAEHNENQPVEEEQFSETEKLQQELDEQKDKFVRLLAEFENYKRRTAKERIELIQTAGKDIIVSLLDVLDDCDRAEKQMQTDTDIKHVKEGASLVFNKFRNIMQAKGVAPLESASKDFDVEQHEAIAEIPAPTPELSGKVIDEVQKGYLLNDKLIRFAKVVVGK
- a CDS encoding NAD(P)/FAD-dependent oxidoreductase — encoded protein: MIETDICIIGTGPVGLFAVFEAGLLKMRCHLIDALPQVGGQLSEIYPHKPIYDIPGYPSINAQELVDNLLLQIAPFHPTYTLGERVETINRQEDKSFIIGTNEDTQVHCKVIVIAGGLGCFEPRKPAIERLEEFEHGKGVAYMVKNPETFRDKEIVLAGGGDSALDWAIFLSNVSKKVTLVHRGETFRGAPDSAEKVFNLAKEGKINLILKANLTKIDGNGTLKKVFYEDALKQMQSIQADYLIPLFGLSPKLGPIANWGLGIEKSQIIVDTTDYATNVEGIYAIGDINTYPGKLKLILCGFHEGAIMMQSAFKHVFPDKHLSFKYTTVNGVHEF
- the msrA gene encoding peptide-methionine (S)-S-oxide reductase MsrA, which translates into the protein MKKIISFLLVTMVISTAIFASSNKSNTGHTTYTKLDTATFALGCFWCTEAKFKELQGVVKVTSGFSGGHTVNPTYEEVCTGTTGHAEACNIIYDPKQISYAELLQVFFTTHDPTQLNRQGNDIGTQYRSAIFYHNAAQKQASEYYIKRLNQEKAYPRPIVTQVVPFTVFYKAEGYHQDYFSRNGNQPYCKYVIQPELDKFRKAFASKLKTQYK
- the msrB gene encoding peptide-methionine (R)-S-oxide reductase MsrB produces the protein MKSLIFLSTLFLFVFASCSAQNKKSENMHQKNPYYSRTDTDKLHVSNAEWKKILSPAVYATAREAATERPFTGKYWNADAKGTYYCAVCGNKLFRSDAKFASTCGWPSFFEPSRKNSVIYREDNSLGMERTEVLCARCGSHLGHVFDDGPAPTYKRFCMNSIVLDFVPDK
- a CDS encoding AAA family ATPase encodes the protein MDKLVGREKEYQLLSSLKENTASSFIAIYGRRRVGKTYLIRNAFNNKFEFQLTGIANSNTAQQLLNFNIAINKYDFSENHPIAKNWREAFQQLITLLEKSKSKKKIVFLDELPWLDTARSGFIQALEHFWNAWVSSRNDIILVVCGSAAAWMINKLINNKGGLHNRITHRIRLNPFTLNQCEAYFKNRSAKFDRYQILLIYMVMGGIPFYLDQIDTSQSADQNIDRLCFQQDGLLRREFNNLFHALFQKAEGHISIIEALSVKGRGLTRNEIIKAAHITNNGAATLMLKELEESHFIRKYAPFSNKEKMSLYQLTDPYSLFYLKWIKNSSELDQNNWIKQLDNPKKRAWTGYAFEQVCLEHIVQIKDALGISAIETRTSSWVGHGDNQGAQIDLIIDRRDRVINLCEMKFSIHPFTITKSYADTLATKIAAFKEQTKTKSAIYLTLISTFGLVSNSYASSMIQNDLQMDILFK
- a CDS encoding 2Fe-2S iron-sulfur cluster-binding protein, which codes for MVKFTVEDRNGSRKELEAPDDMNLSLMETLKAFEYNIMATCGGMALCATCHVKFSEGLENLPEKNDAEMDMLDTLPDADGTSRLACQLRVDASLENAAFKICGEEE
- a CDS encoding RNA-guided endonuclease TnpB family protein; translation: MLKAYKYCLLPTEEQKQQLAKFFGSCRFVFNLGLETKMQAWTTARKHLTCIDLANQMKELKDTEATWLQECPSQTLQMSLRNLDNAYTQFFKGGGFPKFKSKHRKQSIQFPQGVNTDFENSIIFLPKLKNVTCIFHRQFKGEIKTVTVSRTSTGKYFVSILVENQKQLPKKKPVMQKTTVGIDMGVKTFATLSDGTTFDNPKHLRNNLRRLRVEQRKLSRRFKRGAKEQSKNFLKQKLVVAKLHEHIKNQREDYLHKASTHIIRSYNSICLEDLNIKGMMQNEKLALAIGEVGWHKFKTMLEYKAEWYGKNILYIGRFQPSSKLCSHCGHIFKELSLKDRSWTCQSCGTHHERDENAALNIKTFGLRIKPSTVNVSH
- the tnpA gene encoding IS200/IS605 family transposase; translation: MSQKSNYQSTNHSKHYLKCHLIFVCKYRKAMLVGQLNDDVKRIFLSIAENSDFEIEVMETDTDHVHFLIRYIPRLSIVQIVRRLKQESTRQLWLLHGKILRKQYWYQKLLWSDGYFVCSIGEASPETVRQYILSQG
- a CDS encoding MlaE family ABC transporter permease, with amino-acid sequence MFSRPDNWRMYRKQFFEQCNFIGMQALPVVAIISLFLGMVMTLQAAYMLNNPIVPKSVIATVVRDSMLLEIAPTGISAILAGIVGFKITSEIGYMRLYEQIDAMEMMGVHSLNYIVLPRIAAAMLTIPCLIIFALTLSMFGGYVVALFSGRVPIDYYLTGLVTNFKPYEVLVAGVKTITFSFVISSVACYLGYYFKGSSVELSNTSTRSVTLNCVIILALDYIITSYML